One Urocitellus parryii isolate mUroPar1 chromosome 9, mUroPar1.hap1, whole genome shotgun sequence DNA segment encodes these proteins:
- the LOC113182568 gene encoding protein FAM163A codes for MTAGTVVITGGILATVILLCIIAVLCYCRLQYYCCKKSTAEDADQEEDEEEEHGLPAHPRGPTCNACSSRALDGRGSLAPLTGEPCSQPCGVAAGHCTTCSPYHAPFYIRTADMVPNGGGGERLSFAPVCYKEGGPPSLKLAAPQSYPVTWPGSGREAFTNPRAISTDV; via the exons ATGACCGCGGGAACGGTCGTGATCACTGGCGGAATCCTAGCTACGGTGATCCTCCTCTGCATCATCGCCGTCCTGTGCTACTGTAGGCTCCAG TATTACTGCTGCAAGAAGAGCACAGCTGAAGATGCAGACCAGGAGGAGGACGAAGAGGAGGAGCATGGCCTTCCCGCCCACCCCAGGGGCCCCACCTGCAATGCCTGCAGCTCCCGAGCCCTGGACGGCAGAGGCAGCCTGGCACCTCTCACCGGCGAGCCCTGCAGCCAGCCGTGCGGGGTGGCCGCCGGCCACTGCACCACCTGCTCCCCCTACCACGCCCCCTTCTACATACGGACAGCTGACATGGTGCCCAACGGAGGTGGAGGCGAGAGGCTCTCCTTTGCTCCCGTTTGCTACAAGGAGGGGGGACCCCCATCCCTCAAACTGGCAGCGCCCCAGAGTTACCCGGTGACCTGGCCAGGCTCTGGGCGTGAGGCCTTCACCAATCCAAGGGCTATTAGTACAGACGTGTGA